The Bombus huntii isolate Logan2020A chromosome 6, iyBomHunt1.1, whole genome shotgun sequence genome window below encodes:
- the LOC126866751 gene encoding uncharacterized protein LOC126866751 has product MNFITEELAKSLKIRQNKCSVPIGALDTLTTTSKRHITATITSTDAPYLAIRCLKQLAEDEGHRFPRAAQVLQRDFYVDDALTGAETKDEALTLRTELTNLLQLAGLNIRKWASNDKDLLHGLSLEETNHQHFLGDSQTLKTLGVFWNSSDDSILYSVEVKPTPSRVTKRIISSEIGKIYDPLGLLAPVIVRAKMLLQRIWSSKIDWDESLPIELHTEWERYYAQLPLLNNVRFPRKAIIESAMEIELHGFCDASEKAYGACVYLRTLNTNGRVWTQLLTAKSKVAPLKCQTIPRLELSGALLLTSLMSTVQQALSHKITRTIYWTDSTIVLHWLNTSPHTLKTFVANRVSEIQTKTSIRDWRHVPTDDNPADLISRGQTPEEFLRPTIWQHGPAWLYQSEGYWPTWALTPQIEVPEQKGAICLSANPADYSLLQRYSSWPKLIRIIARCLRWKQKRNRAAPLTVTELRITHNKLIKLLQNIHFSEEIRTLQKDRNAAIKGKLTRLNPFIDKEGILRVGGRLSHSSMTFAQKHPIVLPKSSVTTRIIDHEHKIHMHSGTQATLYAVRQRYWPVDGRSQVWRAIKGCVRCCRAQPPPVEYVMGNLPEARVTESRPFTNVGVDYCGPFHIKEKRDRNRRKIKVYVAIFVCLAIKAVHIELVDDLTSEAFIAALRRFIARRGYCSTIHSDNGTNFRGASNELRELHDLLQSDDHKEKVTAFLADKQIEWHFIPPHSPHFGGLWEAAK; this is encoded by the exons ATGAACTTCATTACCGAGGAATTAGCAAAATCGTTAAAGATAAGGCAAAACAAATGTTCGGTCCCGATCGGAGCTCTAGACACCTTGACAACGACCTCTAAGCGACACATCACGGCCACGATCACTTCCACTGACG CCCCGTATCTAGCTATTCGGTGCCTCAAGCAACTGGCAGAGGACGAAGGACATCGATTTCCACGTGCAGCACAGGTACTGCAGCGGGATTTCTACGTCGACGACGCTCTCACCGGAGCTGAAACGAAGGACGAAGCCCTCACGCTCAGAACAGAACTCACCAATTTACTTCAACTGGCCGGCTTAAACATACGAAAATGGGCGTCAAACGATAAGGACTTATTACACGGACTTTCCTTAGAAGAAACAAATCACCAACATTTTTTGGGCGACTCGCAAACCTTGAAGACGCTGGGAGTGTTTTGGAATTCATCCGACGACTCTATTCTTTACTCGGTCGAAGTCAAACCCACGCCCTCTCGAGTCACGAAACGAATCATCAGCTCGGAGATTGGAAAAATTTACGATCCGCTCGGTCTGCTCGCACCGGTGATTGTTCGGGCCAAGATGCTACTTCAACGAATATGGTCGTCGAAAATCGATTGGGATGAATCACTTCCGATCGAGTTACATACAGAGTGGGAAAGGTACTATGCCCAATTACCCTTATTAAACAACGTCAGGTTCCCACGCAAGGCAATAATCGAGTCCGCAATGGAAATTGAACTGCATGGTTTCTGCGATGCCAGCGAAAAGGCTTACGGAGCCTGTGTTTATCTTCGAACCCTTAACACCAACGGCCGTGTTTGGACCCAGCTTTTAACCGCAAAATCGAAAGTCGCCCCACTCAAGTGCCAGACCATTCCTCGGCTCGAGCTGAGCGGAGCACTCCTTCTTACGTCCCTGATGTCAACAGTACAACAAGCCCTATCACACAAAATTACTCGAACTATCTATTGGACCGATTCCACTATCGTCCTCCATTGGCTCAATACATCACCTCACACCCTTAAAACATTCGTCGCTAACAGAGTCTCCGAAATTCAAACAAAAACCAGCATCCGCGATTGGCGCCACGTTCCTACCGACGACAACCCCGCGGACTTAATATCACGCGGCCAAACACCCGAAGAGTTTCTGCGCCCAACCATCTGGCAGCACGGTCCTGCATGGCTCTACCAGTCGGAAGGCTATTGGCCGACATGGGCGCTAACACCGCAAATTGAAGTACCGGAGCAGAAGGGGGCGATTTGTCTGTCCGCAAACCCCGCCGATTACAGTTTGttgcaaagatattcatccTGGCCCAAGTTGATACGAATCATAGCTCGTTGCCTCCGTTGGAAACAGAAAAGGAACCGAGCGGCACCCCTAACCGTTACTGAATTACGCATAACGCACAATAAACTGATAAAATTGTTGCAAAACATCCATTTCTCCGAGGAAATTCGTACACTCCAAAAAGATCGGAACGCGGCGATAAAGGGTAAGCTCACGCGACTCAATCCGTTCATAGACAAGGAAGGAATATTGCGAGTCGGGGGTCGACTCAGTCATTCGTCGATGACCTTCGCCCAGAAACATCCCATAGTATTACCTAAGTCATCCGTTACAACACGCATCATAGACCACGAGCACAAGATCCACATGCATTCCGGAACGCAGGCTACGTTATACGCAGTAAGACAAAGATACTGGCCCGTTGACGGTCGAAGTCAAGTATGGCGGGCGATCAAAGGCTGCGTCCGCTGCTGCCGCGCTCAACCACCGCCGGTAGAATACGTGATGGGTAATCTGCCGGAGGCGCGAGTAACGGAATCTCGCCCATTTACAAACGTCGGCGTCGATTACTGCGGGCCGTTCCACATCAAGGAAAAACGAGATCGTAACCGTCGTAAGATAAAAGTATACGTAGCCATTTTCGTATGCCTAGCAATTAAAGCGGTACACATCGAGCTCGTTGACGATCTCACTAGCGAAGCCTTCATCGCCGCTCTTCGCAGATTTATCGCTCGACGAGGGTATTGCTCCACCATCCATTCTGATAACGGCACCAACTTCAGAGGAGCAAGCAACGAATTACGAGAGCTTCACGATTTATTACAATCGGACGATCACAAGGAAAAAGTGACCGCATTTTTAGCCGACAAACAAATCGAATGGCACTTCATTCCCCCTCATTCGCCGCATTTCGGTGGGCTATGGGAAGCAGCG aaatag